The following is a genomic window from Crossiella equi.
GTAGAGCTCGCCGTGGGCCTGGATCACCCAGCCTAGGTCGCCGGGCTGGTCCAGGGGGCGGAGCAGGGCGGTCATGGGGCCTCCGTCGACTGAAACGAGTGTTTCAGTGCAGACTGTACCCCGTGGGTGAGGCGAATCCGTCACGGCGGCAGCAGGAGCTCCTGGAGCTGGCCTACGACTACGCGCTGCGCAGCGGGCTGAGCGAGCTGTCGCTGCGGCCCCTGGCCGGTGCGATCGGGTCCAGCCCCCGGGTGCTGCTCTACCTGTTCGGGAGCAAGGAGGGGCTCATCCGTGCGCTGCTGGCCCGCGCCCGCGAGGAGGAGCTCGCGCTGATCCGGCGGCTGGGCGGGTCCTCGGGCGGACTGGCGGAGGTGGCACGGGAGCTGTGGGGGTGGCTGGCCGAGGAGAGCCACCGCGCGCTGCTCACGCTGTGGGTGGAGAGCTACGCCCGGTCGCTGACCGACCCGGCCGGACCGTGGGGCGGGTTCGCACGCGAGACCGTGGCCGACTGGCTGGACCTGCTGGCCGGGGCCCAGCCGCCGGAGGAACGCGACAGCGAGGACGGACGGGCCCGGCGCAGCCTGGTGCTGGCCGTGCTGCGCGGGGCGCTGCTGGACCTGCTCGCCACCGGCGACCGCGACCGCGTCACGGCCGCCGTGGAGCGACAGCTGGGGGTCAGCCCAGCGCGGTGATCGCGGTCTCCCAGGACCGCAGGAACTCCGGGTACTCGGCGGCGAAGGTGGCCAGGTTCTGCTCGCCCTCGGCGCTGAGCGCGGTGAGCCGGTAGGTCACGGTGACCGAGGTGCCACCGTCCTGTCCGGACAGCTCCACGGTGACGGTGCCCGCCCGCGAGCCCGGGGTGACGCGGGCGTAGACCATGCGGCGGCCGGGGTCGCGGTCGACCACCACCCAGGTGGTGCGCTCGTCGTCGACCAGGGTCTCGAACACCGTGCCCGGCTCGGTGTCGTCCTCGGTGGGCACCGGGAACTGGGGCACCCAGCCCGGCACCCAGCGCTCCTCACCACGCGCGGTGAACAACGGGAACGCCTCGGCCGGGGTGAGGGAGAGGGTGAACCGGCCGGTCAGCTCCACCTTGGCGGTCATCGGACCACGCTACCACCGGTGTGCGGTCCGGCTGGCCTTCCCCGATTCCACTTCGGACAGTGGGTTGGGGGAGCAGGAGAGTGGACTGGCGCGGCGATCGGCACCGAGGTGGGCAGCTCGATGCGGGGACGGCGAGGCCTGGGGGAACCCCGCCGGATCGAGCCGCGCCAGCCACTCCTTGCAACGGTCTACCCGCTCTGGGTGTTCCGGTATGCGCCGTGCACTGGCTCACCCCCATTTGGAGCAACGGTCCGGGCAGGCGCGCCCGGGTCACCGGAACGCCGCGACCGCCCGTTCGGCCACCGACTTCCGGATGCCCTCCAGCAGGGTTCGCGCGCGCAGCGACAGCAGGCTGAACGAGCCCGCGTCGCCCAGGCCGTGGCTGTGCTCGCACAGGCCGTTGAGGAACAGCGGCGGCACGTCCCCGGGCACGCGGTAGTCCCGGGTCACGGCCAGCACACCGTCCTCGTCGGTGTGCAGCGCCGGGACCAGCGGGGCCAGCAGCGCTGGGCAACGCTCCTGCTGCTCGCCCGCGCCGAGGTCCCGGAAGCCGGTGCCGAGCACGACCACGTCCGCGGTCACCGCGGTGCGCTCGCCGGTGTTGAGCTCGCGCAGGGCCAGCCGCACGCCGCCCGCGCCTGCCTCGACGCCGGTGATCTCGTTGCTGCCGTGCAGTTCCAGGCGCCGCACGCCGTCCACGCCGTCCTCGTAGCGCCGTACGTACAGCGCCTGCAGCACGTCCAGGTCCACGGTGGAGTAGTTGCTGGGCCGCAGCTCACGGTCCAGGCGGGCCTTGCCCTCGCGGGAAGCGGCGTAGTAGTAGTCGGTGAACTCCGGGAAGTAGGCCTGTTCGGAGAACGGGCTGTGGTCCTTCTGCCGGTAGCCGAAGCTGCGCATCACCGCCAGCACCCGGTCCGGCGAACCCGAGTGGATGTCCAGGGCGATCTCGGCCGCGCTCTGGCTCGCCCCGACCACCGCCACGGTCAGCGGACGGCCCGCGGCCTGCCGGGCCCGCGCGATGCGCCACTGGTAGTCGTTGCTGTGGAAGACCTTCGCGCCCAGGTGCGGGGCGAACACGGCCGGGATGCGCGGGGTGCGCCCGGTGCCGTAGACCAGGGTGCGGCCCCGGAAGACCTCGCCGTCGCCGGTGGTCACGGTGTAGTGGTCGCCGGTGGCCTCGATCGCGGTGGCCCGGCTGCGGTAGCGCACCACGCCGCTGAGCTGCTCGGCCACCCAGCGCACGTACCGGGCGTAGTCCTTGCGCAGTGGGAAGGCGGTGGGCACGTTGAGGAAGTCCAGCAGCCGCCCGGTCTCGTGCAGGTAGTTCAGGAAGGTGTAGCGGCTGCGTGGGTTGCGCAGCGTGGCCAGGTCGCGGCTGGGGTGGTGCTGGGTGTCCGAGCCGGACAGCAGCATGCCGGGCTGCCAGGCCGGTTCGCCGCGTGCTTCCAGGAACAGGCGGGACAGGCCCGGTGCCTCCTCCTCGATCGCGGCGGCCAGTGCGATCCCGCCCGGGCCGAAGCCGATGCCCAGGACGTCCACGATGTCGTCGGTCACGGTGTGCTCCTCTCAGACCGCGAGGCCGAGCGCGGCGGCGTCGGTGACCACGGTGCCGAGGGTCTCGGCGACGGCGGTCCAGTCGGGCAGGGACATGGTCAGCGGCGGCATCAGCTTGAGCACCCGGCCGTCGCCGCTGGTCTCGGCGATCACGTTGGCGCGGAACAGGTTCGCCCGGATCCGGTCCACCAGCTCGGCGCTGCCGAAGCGCAGCCCGGACATCGCGCCCCGGCCCGCGATCTCGGCCGTGCCCGAGGGCAGGGCGGCCACGATCGAGGCCAGCGAGGACCGGATGGCCGCGGCCAGCGCGAGGGCGTGCGCGGCGAAGGCCGGGTCGGCCCACCGCGCCAGCGCGGCGGTCCCGGCCACGAAGGCCAGGTTGTGGCCGCGGAAGGTGCCGTTGTGCTCACCCGGCGCCCACCGGTCGTACTCGCGGCGGATGAGCAGGGCGGCCATCGGCAACCCCATGCCGCTCAACGACTTCGACAGGCACACCAGGTCCGGGCGCAGCTCGGGGTGGCCGTCGAAGGAGAAGAACGTGCCGGTCCGCCCGCAGCCCGCCTGGATGTCGTCGACAATCACCAGCGCGCCCAGGGAGTCGGCGACCCGGCGCAGCTTGGCCAGGAACTCGCGACTGGCCACGTGCAGCCCGCCCTCGCCCTGCACGGTCTCCAGGATGAACGCGGCGGGCGGTGCGGCCGTCACGGCCTGGGCCAGGCCCGCGGTGTCGTAGGGCAGCACGGTCACATCGCGCAGCGGCACCCCGGCCGCACCCCGCAGCAGCAGGTTGGAGGTGGTGGCCAGCGAGCCCAGGGACACCCCGTGGAAGCCGTGCCGGAACGCGATCACGTTCGACCGCCCGGTGACCTTGCGCGCCAGCTTCAGCGCCGCCTCCACCGCGAGGGTGCCCGCCGGGCCGGGGAACTGGAGCACGTGGTCGTCCAGGCCGCGTGGGGCCAGCACCACCTCGTTGAACCGGGCGAGGAACTCGGCCTTGGCCCGGGTGTGCAGGTCCAGGGACTGCACCGGCCCGCCGCCGGTCAGGTACGCCACGACCGCGGCCACCATGTCCGGCGGGTTGTGCCCGTAGTTCAGGGCGCCCGCGCCGCACAGCAGGTCGGTGTAGCGCGTCCCGTGCTCGTCCCACAGGTACTGGCCCCGCGCGCGCTCGAACACGGCGGGGAAGCTGCGGCAGTAGCTGCGGACGTTGGACTCGTGCCGCTCG
Proteins encoded in this region:
- a CDS encoding diaminobutyrate--2-oxoglutarate transaminase; the protein is MAEHTTTEHTTTEHTTTGTAAVFERHESNVRSYCRSFPAVFERARGQYLWDEHGTRYTDLLCGAGALNYGHNPPDMVAAVVAYLTGGGPVQSLDLHTRAKAEFLARFNEVVLAPRGLDDHVLQFPGPAGTLAVEAALKLARKVTGRSNVIAFRHGFHGVSLGSLATTSNLLLRGAAGVPLRDVTVLPYDTAGLAQAVTAAPPAAFILETVQGEGGLHVASREFLAKLRRVADSLGALVIVDDIQAGCGRTGTFFSFDGHPELRPDLVCLSKSLSGMGLPMAALLIRREYDRWAPGEHNGTFRGHNLAFVAGTAALARWADPAFAAHALALAAAIRSSLASIVAALPSGTAEIAGRGAMSGLRFGSAELVDRIRANLFRANVIAETSGDGRVLKLMPPLTMSLPDWTAVAETLGTVVTDAAALGLAV
- a CDS encoding SRPBCC family protein, whose product is MTAKVELTGRFTLSLTPAEAFPLFTARGEERWVPGWVPQFPVPTEDDTEPGTVFETLVDDERTTWVVVDRDPGRRMVYARVTPGSRAGTVTVELSGQDGGTSVTVTYRLTALSAEGEQNLATFAAEYPEFLRSWETAITALG
- a CDS encoding SidA/IucD/PvdA family monooxygenase → MTDDIVDVLGIGFGPGGIALAAAIEEEAPGLSRLFLEARGEPAWQPGMLLSGSDTQHHPSRDLATLRNPRSRYTFLNYLHETGRLLDFLNVPTAFPLRKDYARYVRWVAEQLSGVVRYRSRATAIEATGDHYTVTTGDGEVFRGRTLVYGTGRTPRIPAVFAPHLGAKVFHSNDYQWRIARARQAAGRPLTVAVVGASQSAAEIALDIHSGSPDRVLAVMRSFGYRQKDHSPFSEQAYFPEFTDYYYAASREGKARLDRELRPSNYSTVDLDVLQALYVRRYEDGVDGVRRLELHGSNEITGVEAGAGGVRLALRELNTGERTAVTADVVVLGTGFRDLGAGEQQERCPALLAPLVPALHTDEDGVLAVTRDYRVPGDVPPLFLNGLCEHSHGLGDAGSFSLLSLRARTLLEGIRKSVAERAVAAFR
- a CDS encoding TetR/AcrR family transcriptional regulator, giving the protein MGEANPSRRQQELLELAYDYALRSGLSELSLRPLAGAIGSSPRVLLYLFGSKEGLIRALLARAREEELALIRRLGGSSGGLAEVARELWGWLAEESHRALLTLWVESYARSLTDPAGPWGGFARETVADWLDLLAGAQPPEERDSEDGRARRSLVLAVLRGALLDLLATGDRDRVTAAVERQLGVSPAR